TGACAGTGCAGATCAGCAAAATGGATATCTTCATGGAGTGAAGGTGAAAATGTCATCTGTTGAGCACCCCATTTAAAAATTTGCTTCTGTTATGCACATCCCCCTCAATCCTCAAATTGCTAAATCGATGTCACTCAAGGGCCATTGCAGGATAGATATAAAAATGAAAATGCAGAAGATAGTGTACCTAATAAGGAAGAAGGGGAAGGAAAGAAGAAGCCAATTCTATGTGAGAATGATCTACTAGGTAGGTAGGTTGATGATGAGCATGAATTTCTGAGGAGTGCTTCAGTCGAACCTTATtctattaatgaatttttttttaaataaaactcaAAAATCCCCAAATCTTTGGAAGGAAATAAGCATGTTAATCACTACTCCTGAAATAAGGATGATAGTACAAGCAGAGAGTTATTACATCATTTTACAATGTTCTTGTCTTAATGAGAAGTATTCTAACGATGAAGGGTACTAAATGGAAAGGAGATCCACACTCTCAATTACAAGACTGTTCACACAAGATGGTGGGGAACCATAACCAAAAGACTCCAGATTAAAGGTATTGTGGTACTCAAATCCAAGAACCATATGCTAAGGTAATTTTCTCTTAATAATAATTTTGTGAAATTAATTGGATAAATATAAGCACCACCTTGTTTCGTATAACAGGAAGAAAATTTGAAATACATGGacaaaataaatttgacaagtAATGAGCTTGATTAAACATAAATCTAAAATTCTTTAGGCCATTCACTAGATATCAATATCAGTGCCAGCTTCCTTGCATGCAAGAATTTACAACTTTTATGCACACAATAAACACTTGTTAATTTTTCCATGCCTATATATGACAGGAACAGGACAATCTCCAGATATATTTTCCTAGGGAAGAAAATGTTTTGATGCTTAGACTTCCAGCAGTAACCATTTTTGTAGAATTTGTGAACATACAAATGAGATAAAATGTAATATAGTTACAAATCAACTGTTGTTTTACAGCTTTAACTACAGAATAATTGTGATTACCTCGGAACCCTTCACACATACCAAATGAAAGCACCTTACTCCACAGGATGATTCTGAAGCTTTGGTTGACCATTCTCTGAATTGGAATCATAACTTGCTCCATCCCATTTACGACTTCTACTACTTGCATCATAATCTTCTTCTTCCTGTTAGTTTCTCAAAACAATGAAGGAACAGTGTATAAATTTCAATTAACATATCCTAACTCACAAAagaaaaaatttccaaagaaaaggCATATATAAATGTACCAGCTCAGGGAAATCAGTATCTGGAGGGCGCTCTTGAAATTGGACACTTGGTGCACATGGCATTTTATTAATATTCTCAAGAACTTTGGACCTGTCaataaaaaacattaagtaatatttcctttaaggtataccaaatgcaGTGGCCTTAATTGATAAATGGGCCAATAAAATAGCTAAGATTTCATATTTTAAAGCCCAATCaattttaaagaatttgttcaaaaTACAACTCAACCATGGAAGGAGAGAAATTCTCATAAACCTAATTTTATCCAACATctgttttgagtttttgttttccaTATTACTTGGAGCCACATTAATACTAAAATCTGGCCCAAAATACTCATAATATTTATGCTGGGGCAATTTCTCATCAATCTCTTTACCAACTGCAACTCCTGTCTGGACATTTGGGAGAAAAAACTGATTAAATTACAATATTgaagtttgatcctttgaaactTATAACACCCATAGATTAGTAAACATAAATACCTCATAGCACCAGCATCGAGCAACATTACGAATTGTGTATCCACCACCACCCAAGAGCAAAAGTGGCACATTGAATGACCTCATGTATCGTACACACTCTGCATGCCCTTTTACAGAAAGATTAAAACGGCCTAGTCTGTCTCCAGCCAAGGAATCAGCTCCACACTGAAGTACAACTGCCTCAGGATCATAGGCAGTCATCACTTGTTTAACAATGGGTTTAAATAGAGACTGAAAACTTTCATCATCAATTCCATCATTCAAGGGGACATTTACGGCATAATATTTTCCTTTCCCATATCCAATGTCTCGGAGATCACCTGAACCAGGGAAATAGTCTCCATATTTGTGAAAAGAGACAGTCATGACCCTATCAGTTGTGTAAAAAGCCTCCTCAACTCCATCACCATGGTGAATGTCAATATCAACATACAAAACACGCTGACAACAACAAATTATTGTAAGAATACAATAAGCAAGTACATCTATGAACAGAACGGTTTTGAAATATCTGAAATTAAAATGGAAAGAATCAAAACAAAAGTATTCAAATGCAGTCCCttttaaaaaccctaaaaaagtGGACACAGTAAAAAGAAGATAAATATTAATGACCTTTATCAACTATTAAAAGAAACTTTAAAATTACAACCAATCAGGAGGaatctaaagaaattaatattttaaaaaaattgaaaaccaagggaaaatttaaataaattatttcaaaatcAAAGCAAGACCAATTCCACAAagcaaataaaaccctaaaaaccaGTACCAACGGTCCCCTAAAGGGTACAAAATAGACCAATAACTGATACAGAATCCAACATCCTCAAGCATCACATAAACTTATGCAACCTTTATGAAATGAATTTAAGACAAACACAAGCTTTACTATTTTCGTCTTCAATATCATTGGTTATGCAAGTTACAAAGTTTCATAAACACAATGCTTACGCATGATAACTATTCACACCAAGTGGATTGTTCGTTCATCCTAAGTTTCTTATCAATGTGCAAACATTGTTTTTATTATGCCCACCTAGATTAAGAACTACAGCTCGCAATTTAAAAGCAACAATGGTCAGGGTGACAATTGAAGTTTATAAACCAAAAATTAACATTTTGTAGATTGTATGTACATAGAAATGTGCGGATGTTTATCACTTATCTGCAACCACCATTCATCTTAGCAGTCATAGGTTTCACGATAGAAATGGAATTCCTCAAGCAGACATATCCAAGGTATACCTGCTAGGTGTATCCAAGCATACAACAGGGGTAAGGTGAAGGCCTGATTGTTGAATGATGATTGGAGAGAAATTTGTAGATATGTAATCCCATATATTTACTCATATAGCCCAATTTATCCATTATGCAGACATAAACGCTCCTACTCTTTGAGAAATATATGAGACATTTGTTAAGACGTTGAAACAATTGAGGATTTGTAAGAGAGATCCCATTAACAATCCCATGAGGAGAGTATTCAGATTCATTATTCAGCATATGTGCAATCCTATGAACATGCCCTTGCACATGGCAGCATTGAACCCAAAAAGGTATTTTAAAAAGGCTTTGAAGAGTGGCTTCCATTGGCAGCATTGAACCCAAGATGGTATCTTAAAAGGCTTTGAAGAGTGGCTCCCATTAATGGCAATAAATTAAATTGATGTTTTTTTGATGCTATTGACAAGATGTGTATTGAGGAGGGAAAATGTGAAGCTACAGGAGGCGTTTCTTCAATTTGCAGAACTCAATAGTCCTTTCAACAATTCCAACACAGCTAAAAATGGCAAGATTGGCACATAGTAACCCATTGGGCAGTGAAAGATGCATGGTAACAAAACCATAGAACATAGATAGCTTGTTAAACTATTGCTTTCTCAAAGTCCACGTTTCTTTGAAGCTAAGTGGAACTGATTGTCTTATATCTTCATTCAGCATCAAGAAAAACAAAATTACCTCGAATAGAGCAGATAAGTTGAGTGGAGTTCATATCGCCTGTAGCTTAAGCAAAGGGAAACAACATAGTATTTGTAGAGAACTACCAACTTTGGTATGTTCAACTTCAGGTTGCTATAGAATTTGATGAGGAAGGTATGGATCCCCAAAGATTAGTTCGGGTGCCAATGGGCGTATTTCATAAGCAAGAATATTTTGGGTGTGATAATTAAATTGTTCTGTATCATTTCTAACCTTGAAGCAATTTTTGCAGCCACACAAACATGGGCCATTAGACAGGTATATCCCATGCATTAGCCAAGTATATCCCATCCATTAGCCAGGTATGCTCCATCCTATTTTGGAAATTTATAAGACTCTTAATTTTGTTCTTATTTACCACTTAGACTATTACATAGttagtcttcggacatgtagtgtcgcggttaaaacacttcgttagtgaagcgaccaccaaggttcaaacccctgctgggccattgtgctctcaggccttgtgtcttcgctgggccgttgtgctcgcgggtttgaacaagtgaagtgtggggatgaggtcccccggttgtggcctcaccagttcatagctccgggtcaaaagcgTTTCACGTGGAGCCAGAGGGCATGTCATGCCAGCGTCACCGGTCACGTTAAACAGTTTACcaggcttttttttttttaaaaaagactaTTACATAGTTCCATATTGACCGCACATATATGACATTAATCTTAAAACTTGTCCCTCTCATGAGTATAAATGTTCATATGTGATAATATGATTCATTGTATTTTCATTCTTGTTCCATCTACCAATTACTATTAAATGATAAGGTTGAGAAGTAAGAAGTAAAATTCAATGTATTTaggatttaaattatttatttcagTTTACTCATTAAAGTGAATAAAAGTCATACCTTTTTatacctttttatttatttttattatgttattCAAAACAATACTTTTGTAGGGAGCATCAAATAATAATCAGAAAGAAAATtctataaaaataaaaagagcatTTTTTGGTTATAAAGCTGGGGACCATTTTAGATCCTGTGAAATGTGAGCGTAagcatgaaaggaaataaaatttagAAATCACCAAAATATAGCTTCCATATATAAGCGATTATTTTTATGCACAATATAGGGtttaaaagtaaaaacaaaggttTTCAAAGCCTCATACATTATATCTGGATATTTTGTGGCCCATCTCAAGACACTTGATTGGGTGCAAGTCATCTCTTGAGTACTGGAATGATTTTAATCCAACTACttatgtaaggggaaaaacaagtAATAATTAGAAAAAGGTCTTATCTGTTAGGAAACGCAAATATACTAATTCCAGAAATGTTTTTCTATATGTAAGATACTGTGTTCAAATTTCAAGATGCACAAAATTTGAATATACTAACTGAATGACATATATGATTTATGGAGAATTTCAGTTACaactatcctctcttgatcaatcTCAGCACAAATCTGTATTCCAGCATGAGTCTCTCATCAAATATTCCTGATAAGTAATTTGTAACATGCAGCCCTTTTatgaatttcaattttgaaattagtTTATCCAAGTTTGCAGCACTGGCATATTGATAGAATTGAATGCAAAAGTAGGGAGAGATGACTACCAAATTACAAAAGACTACTTAGGGTCAATAGATGTAGTCATTCTTGCAAAGAAAAACATGTCCTCTCGATAACTAATAAGACATTCTGAAAAAATTTCACGTGAGCATCTGTCTTCACAAAACAGAAATATAAAATTAACAAAAAGGGAATTCTGAACAAGTTTGATtatacaaagaaaaagaaaataatgcaGTTACTATAAACATTTGGAAACACACCTTGTGATATTTCAGTAGCTCCAGAATGGACAGAACAATGTCATTTACATAGCAAAATCCAGATGCCTCACACTTTTTTGCATGATGAAGACCTCCGGCCCAATTAATTGCAATGTCACAATGTTTGTAATTAAGTTTGACAGCACACCCAATAGAGCCACCAGCATATGTTTGGCAGTATTGATACAACCCATTAAAAACTGGACAGTCATCTCCAACATTAAACCGTTCCAATGCTTTGGCTTGGTCCTGCATTGTCTCTGGAGTTATTCCTCTCAAAAATGCTACATAGTCATCCGCATGGAACTGGCAGAGATCTCTATCTCTTGCAGGATAGGGCTTAACAACTTCCATTTCCTTGTGCAACCCATATTCAACAAGAAGAGTATGTGTCAATCGTATGCGATGAGGCTTCATAGCATGCCCTTGTCCATAATAATAGTTTCCCACATCTGGGTCATAAAAGTATGAAACTTTCCTCTTAGTCCCATCTGATCCAGAAGTAAGGGAATTGCCTCCAGTCTCCATTGGACAGTCTCTTCTCGTTGATCGTGCAATAACTCCTGTCCTAAACAGCTGCCAcaacaatccatgaaaagatcAAAAATAAGTGAAAACTGAATGACCTGAGTTCCACTGAAATTTCGATTTTTTTATCAACTATCAAAATATTTATCTCAATGGAAGATCTGCTACCCTCCTTGACATCTAATGACACTAGTATCCCACAAAAATAATATTGAGAATTGGGGAAAACTTGATGGCTGACCTTTTCCAAAAATTCTATGATCTCTGTCAAATATTAAGTACGATACAATAGTTATGTCTAGTGGACCATGGTTCAAGTCCAGGATATGCTTGACATGATCTCTGTGTCAGTGAGGTAATGCATGTTGGAATCGTTTGCTGTTGCACCAAAAGCACGAACTATCAACACCCGATACAAACGCCATATTTAACCCGACCCAatgggaggcagttaagccatgtcacgagaccccaaggaggtgctgaccaccaagtcaacaattcGCGCTTCTTTGGACAAGGGAAACTCTGAATGGAAGTCATTTTGAAAATAAGGGGAAAACTTCATGGCTGACCCTTTCCAAAAATTCTATCATctctatcaaatattaaaatacaaaagTTATGTCTAGTAGACCATGGTTCAAGTCCAGGATATGTTTATCATGATCTCTGTGTTAATGAGGTAATGCAGGCTGCTTTGAACAAGGAAGTCTCTGAACGGAAGTTTCAAACAAATATTGAGAATAGGGCAAAAACTTGATGGCTGACCTTTTTGAAAAATTCTatcatctctatcaaatatcaaaaTACAATAGTTATGTCTAGTGGACCATGGCTCAAATCCAGGATATACTTCTCATGATCTCTGTGTTAATGAGGTATTGCAGGCTACTTTGGACAAGGGAGTCTCTGAATGGAATTTCCAAGTGAATCATTATGGAGCTCAGGCATATATGCAGTATAATAGTCTGAACTTCACAACGTCTTCCCTTAAATTAAATCATCAGTTCTTATAATTACGGCCAATCTACTTAGGAGAAATAaaggataaaaaaattcataatttgCAGTCTTTGAAATGAAAAGATTCACCAACTATTTGTGCGTGTTTAAAATAATTTCAATCCCTTAATTTTTCCATGTTGAAAAGAAAGAACAATAATAAACCAGTCACATACAAATGGACCCTTAATCTGTTTGTGGATTTTGAAATTACAAGCCTATGTACACATTGAGGTTATTTTCAAAGAATGAGTCTCCATAGTATTTAGGGGCAATACTGGTTAATTTATTTTCAATCATAAAAGAAAATCAGGTTTACTCTAAGCATAGCAGATAAAATGAAGTATATGAAAAAGAGGAAGGTGTGTTCGTGGAGAATGATTGCTTCTATGACAATAAACTGTTCTATAAAAAATAAGGTTGAATCCACAGAGCTTAAAAAAGAGAAATCTCGTATGCCATTGGAGAACCAATGAAAATAAATGTGAAAAAGTAAATATCCCTGAACTTTCTAAACAAATTCAAAACACCCACCAATGCAATTCATCGTATTTCTTGACAAAAATGGTTGCAGATAATGAGCAAGATGTCAAGCTCCACTAGACACTACCGAAAACAGTAAACACCATTAAAAAACCACTATAGCATTCAACACACAGAAAGCAGTATACAGAGCTTGATATCCTTACCTGGAGGCTCCATCTTTGATTAAAGGAATCAACGGGAATAAGTTATATATTGTCTCACAGATTTCATGAGACGatactttcaaaaataaaaataataatagaaaaaaaactattttataattatttttacaGTTTATTTGTTTGCTCAAATTGAATGGATGTGGGtccacttttttcttttttcttttttttctttttttaaagcaAGTACTATTTTTGATGGGGATAGCTCTTtctattaattattaaaaaagatATTACAATCATATTCCAAATATCTAAACACTCTACATTCACAAGGCTTATAACATATGTTATAAAATCAGATCCCTTTGCTGACCCTTTTACATGAGCCTTAGAATGGTGGCAACTCGAGACCCGATCAAAGTCACCCGCTCAACGCTACTCTCCGAGAGCCAACTCTCCTTTGACCGCATCATCCGTTTGAAGGGATCCATGTCATCATTCTTCACCCccacatgaaacacctccaacgcGTTCTGCATAAATTCCTCCTTCTTGGCTTTAAGAGCCACTGCAGCAACCTGAGCTTCGTCCTCCGAGTCCGAGCAATCAacatcagatagatagactatagTGTTAAAAAATGGTCCCAGAATGCTGGCCCATTCTTCTTCCACCTCCATAATCGCACTTCCACAGCGTCTACATCCACCTCCCTGACAAAACCAGCAATCTTTTCGATACAAGCCTCCTTGGAAGGTAGGACATCAACCAGAAGGCACAATATAATTTCATATATCTGTCCATTGCACTAGTGTCTATCATTGTTGAGGGCTCCCACCACTATTCCGCAAATCGCCTCTTGACCATTTGTGTCGATGTCGAACAGTCTATCACATTGCACCTCCAACGTCTCCTCTCTGCAGAGACAACTAAGCCCGAATAGATGCACCATTTTCCTTCACTCTGTGCAGAAACATTGACTTCTCATGTGTTATATAAGTCCTCCATCCTTTGGATTCATAAGCACTTGAATCTCGAAGTGTCATGATGTTCTCTCGTCATCACTGCATTCAACATTACCCCGAGAATCAGAGAGATCCATCAACCTGAGCCAAAATTTGCACCTACCCCGTCCTCCAACTTTTGAAGCTAATAAGAGATCTCATCTCTTATCCCTATGGTACCTTCCTGTGGTTAGGAGGATGTGGGTCCACTTGATCCaacttttaattttatatattcttttcccattctaattttataatattttggtCAATAGATTTGGATGTTTGATTCTATCATATGATTTGATTATATAAGTGTGTGACTCTCTACCACCTAGACATCTTATATCTCTTTTGATTTGGCTCAATTCTTAATAGTCCACCTACCCAAGTTACGGTCATATTTGTGATCATATCTTTTAGACATGATCACTAGTGTGATCTTATTTCTAAATATCAAACTTCAAAATTATGCAATCCAAGCCTAACATTCTTGGGCTCTAGTCTTTACCTATCAACGTGGCTATCACTATTTATGTATTTAAGGTCATCTATTCAAAGGTAGCACCTTGGTTATTTACAAAATGATAGCACATCCTTCAAGAGCTTTGGAAAAGCATGTAGTCAAaagagaagaaaagtttaaaggtgaATAATATAGAAGATAATGCAATACACACACAATGCCTTCACCTAAAACCCTTCTTCTCCTCGAATAGAGTTGAAGTAGAGTGCACTTGATAATGATATCTCATATCTCAGTTGCTTACTAAATGAGCATAACTTTACTTGAAAGATCCTTTATCATCTAATGGCTAGATTGATGTTTAATTTATAGATTGATGAGTGATAGGATGGATGGCTAAGATTAAGAGGTGCAATGGATGGTCAATATTTTATGAGATAACATTAGGGTAAATCATTATGTGAAGGGTTGAGATTTGAAGACGtatgaaatggatggttgagatgcaAAGTCAACATGACTTTTGTGCCTCTCGTTTATTAATTGTAACAAGTatataggttcaatgaatctagacaaccTCTTAGCTAGTCATGTGGTtcacaataattaattaaataataataaaattatttgattaattattagAAGAGGATGATGCaggaggataaattaattaaataaaaaaattatttaattaaataggtgATGGATTAAAAGGATttaaatcaatatatttaattaatttagaaaatAGGATAAATGTGTCACATGGTGACATAAATTGGTATTAGGAGGTTAATTAACTAGGTGATGTGTTGAAAGGTGGTGTCTAGGTGTTTCTAGAGGTATTGTAAGGACATGGTCAATTTTATATGTCTATATAGTCTCTTCTCCTTTGCAAATATATCAGGGGCATAAATCATTCTCTATTACGTATCTACAAACAATCAACCTCTCTATATCAACTATAGGCACATTCAAGGTACTCTCTAGTATCATCACACGTCAAGTTGGATCAATAAAGGTAGTGGTTGActcagcaacattcactagcatTCATGCATTATCTCTCGTTACCATCCTTATCTCTCTTAACCATTATTAAGTTAGGCATGAGGCTTATCTAAGACATATGTAAATCCAAAGATCCAATCCTTACATAGCAAGCTCTATAATGCTCTTTAGCACCAACCCCTATTTATTCACTTCAAATACCACAAGGTGAACATTCATTGTAGGTATTGAAGACCCCCTTCTCTACTAGTGTAAATCATTAGATTGGAGGATATGATGACAAATTTTTAGACATAACTACCAGTGCGATTCTATTACAAAGATTCAACTAATCAATATGCAAATGTCTCATTCTTTAGATATTTTAGTACCATAGCTCAATTAATAGTCTTTTGTCACAACATGTAACAAAACAACTTGCATAATAAATAATACAATAAGAAATATATTGTAAATATTTGATAATAATATGTCACTTTGAAGGGGCAACCTTCTAATCCACTTCAAGAGGGATACCTCCAATAGTCTCTAATGAGAACACAATACTCAACATGGTGATAACAACTATTCACTAGCGCTTATATATACATAATTAACCCCTATGATGACCTTAATACCTATATATTATTGTAATAATGATTATGTAACTTATTTAAGAGTTAAGATAGCATCAAGTCGAGTACTCATAACCTAATATACACTATAGGGTCAAGGCATAGCACGTCCTCCCTCTTTATATAAGTATGGTACTCAATCGTAATTAATTGTGAATGCTTTTGCATAAAATCTTCATCTTCACTTGcttcttcttttatttcttccGCATAtccttttttgtgttttttctttcttttattgctTCTTATTCATGCTCTTCTACATCTTTTTCTTGTTCTCTTTCTACCTTTGTTATAAGatctcaccttcccaaaatagtatAAAATTTTCAATGATTTGTAGCTTTAGGGGAAATTttggtagaaaccctaattttgcatacATTAAATAAATCTGGTCAATCAAAAAAAGATATTGTAACTTGTTATGTACATATGGATATGATATTTGTAAGGTATTTAGGTGGATGGAGATGCCAACATGTGGTACACATCCCTTAAGTTAGTTATATTGGATAGTGTGAATAACTTATGTAATTAATTACATTGAGAGTTGAGTAAACCTTCACTAGAATTACCTTTTCA
This genomic stretch from Cryptomeria japonica chromosome 8, Sugi_1.0, whole genome shotgun sequence harbors:
- the LOC131071757 gene encoding histone deacetylase 19 isoform X2; translated protein: METGGNSLTSGSDGTKRKVSYFYDPDVGNYYYGQGHAMKPHRIRLTHTLLVEYGLHKEMEVVKPYPARDRDLCQFHADDYVAFLRGITPETMQDQAKALERFNVGDDCPVFNGLYQYCQTYAGGSIGCAVKLNYKHCDIAINWAGGLHHAKKCEASGFCYVNDIVLSILELLKYHKRVLYVDIDIHHGDGVEEAFYTTDRVMTVSFHKYGDYFPGSGDLRDIGYGKGKYYAVNVPLNDGIDDESFQSLFKPIVKQVMTAYDPEAVVLQCGADSLAGDRLGRFNLSVKGHAECVRYMRSFNVPLLLLGGGGYTIRNVARCWCYETGVAVGKEIDEKLPQHKYYEYFGPDFSINVAPSNMENKNSKQMLDKIRSKVLENINKMPCAPSVQFQERPPDTDFPELEEEDYDASSRSRKWDGASYDSNSENGQPKLQNHPVE
- the LOC131071757 gene encoding histone deacetylase 19 isoform X1, which translates into the protein METGGNSLTSGSDGTKRKVSYFYDPDVGNYYYGQGHAMKPHRIRLTHTLLVEYGLHKEMEVVKPYPARDRDLCQFHADDYVAFLRGITPETMQDQAKALERFNVGDDCPVFNGLYQYCQTYAGGSIGCAVKLNYKHCDIAINWAGGLHHAKKCEASGFCYVNDIVLSILELLKYHKRVLYVDIDIHHGDGVEEAFYTTDRVMTVSFHKYGDYFPGSGDLRDIGYGKGKYYAVNVPLNDGIDDESFQSLFKPIVKQVMTAYDPEAVVLQCGADSLAGDRLGRFNLSVKGHAECVRYMRSFNVPLLLLGGGGYTIRNVARCWCYEFFLPNVQTGVAVGKEIDEKLPQHKYYEYFGPDFSINVAPSNMENKNSKQMLDKIRSKVLENINKMPCAPSVQFQERPPDTDFPELEEEDYDASSRSRKWDGASYDSNSENGQPKLQNHPVE